A window from Dioscorea cayenensis subsp. rotundata cultivar TDr96_F1 chromosome 10, TDr96_F1_v2_PseudoChromosome.rev07_lg8_w22 25.fasta, whole genome shotgun sequence encodes these proteins:
- the LOC120270708 gene encoding uncharacterized protein LOC120270708: MGGCATKPKDLNADGDVPRPIDAPDPHPEDAGEKKDVVPVEETKEVAGPVLDDNRRRSLGTLFQENEVISEEDRVPSSSTDKNVIIENIEQPSVEVDVEVKGKEELKEQAPDHPEQEGEPKIAETETSNPIKDEKSDAQIVKEIQENLNTDAKPEQEEDGSEKKVVVDA; encoded by the exons ATGGGCGGGTGTGCGACGAAACCGAAGGACCTCAATGCCGATGGGGATGTTCCTCGGCCGATAGACGCGCCGGATCCACATCCTGAAGATGCCGGAGAGAAGAAGGACGTGGTCCCCGTCGAGGAGACCAAGGAAGTAGCTGGGCCGGTGCTTGACGATAACCGACGGCGATCTCTCGGCACTTTGTTCCAAGAG AATGAAGTAATTAGTGAAGAAGACAGAGTACCTTCTTCTTCCACTGATAAGAATGTCATTATAGAAAACATTGAACAACCTTCAGTTGAAGTGGATGTGgaagtaaaaggaaaagaagaactGAAAGAACAAGCTCCGGATCATCCTGAACAGGAAGGTGAGCCAAAGATTGCAGAAACTGAGACCTCAAATCCCATCAAAGATGAGAAATCAGATGCTCAGATTGTAAAGGAAATACAAGAGAATTTAAACACTGATGCCAAGccagaacaagaagaagatggcTCAGAGAAGAAGGTGGTTGTTGATGCTTAA
- the LOC120270730 gene encoding LOW QUALITY PROTEIN: WAT1-related protein At5g64700-like (The sequence of the model RefSeq protein was modified relative to this genomic sequence to represent the inferred CDS: deleted 1 base in 1 codon), with amino-acid sequence MDGVRPYAVVIFIQLLSAGSFMITKAAFTFGLNPLVFVFYRQAAGTVLLVPLAMILVIRRKTQPPLPFMLLFKTFMLVLIGMSIHFDMCGIALSYVSATAASSIINSLPVFTFIFAVLFRMETLKLKSRSGIVKILGIIFCGILLKDYQSKLLFTTFLNMFSTIQSFIIAIIFQRDFAKWKLHWDIGLLAIGYCGVLVTGLSYYLQAWCVEKKGPVFLVMSTPLSSVFTMIGSSFILGEKINLGSVLGGISMVAGLYSVLWGKSMENKVAEPSSTERSEC; translated from the exons ATGGATGGCGTGAGGCCTTACGCTGTTGTGATTTTCATACAACTACTAAGCGCTGGGTCGTTCATGATCACCAAAGCAGCTTTCACTTTTGGTTTGAATCCTTTAGTTTTTGTCTTTTACCGACAAGCTGCTGGCACTGTTTTGTTAGTTCCTTTGGCAATGATTCTTGTGATCAG GAGAAAAACTCAGCCACCACTTCCAttcatgttattgtttaaaacgTTCATGCTTGTCTTGATAGG TATGTCAATTCACTTTGACATGTGTGGTATTGCATTGAGCTACGTATCAGCAACAGCAGCTTCAAGCATTATAAACTCCCTCCCTGTGTTCACCTTCATTTTTGCTGTTCTCTTCAG GATGGAAACTTTGAAGCTGAAAAGCAGATCAGGCATAGTAAAGATTCTGGGCATAATATTCTGT GGGATATTGCTGAAGGACTACCAATCAAAGCTACTCTTCACAACCTTTCTCAACATGTTCAGCACCATCCAATCATTTATTATTGCCATCATTTTCCAAAGAGACTTTGCCAAATGGAAGCTGCACTGGGACATAGGATTGCTTGCAATTGGATACTGT GGGGTACTTGTCACTGGTCTCTCCTACTAC TTGCAAGCCTGGTGTGTTGAGAAGAAAGGCCCTGTCTTTCTAGTCATGTCAACACCACTGTCCTCTGTTTTCACTATGATAGGCTCATCATTCATCTTaggtgaaaaaataaatttaggaaG TGTTTTAGGTGGGATTTCTATGGTGGCAGGACTCTACAGTGTTCTATGGGGAAAAAGCATGGAAAACAAAGTGGCTGAACCATCATCTACTGAGCGTAGTGAATGTTAA